A single genomic interval of Mauremys reevesii isolate NIE-2019 linkage group 24, ASM1616193v1, whole genome shotgun sequence harbors:
- the LOC120390424 gene encoding Fc receptor-like protein 3 isoform X1: protein MQRGACFAAVRQQAPFTASRMPGRAALLVLALGLAATAQKSTLTLDPPWSTMFRGESVTLMCSTSHRPGQRFTWYRNEELLRRPIKNSYRIEKTQMRDTGRYQCQASGSRRSDPVQLTISNDWLILQAPYYAVFEGDPLRLRCYGWNGAKVSWIRYYKDEAEITPSRVNSELSIKQARTRDSGKYHCTGSMIFRPNEISPSESISVQELFSTPVLRAAGSGDPIEGSPVTLSCVTQLNPQKSDTLLQRFFYIDNRALGEPRSSPDYHIPVAGLQDSGSYYCYVQTVTSSVRKRSPELKIAVKRIPVSQVSLEVQPLGGQVTEGEWLMLNCSVSMGTGPITFSWHREGSRQALRTETQSSQRMVYEMPAATETDTGEYYCMASNGNVPAPSPRVKVAVKVPVSPPQLTVSTAGAWAAIGDVVEIRCESPRGSSPILYRFHHEGAALGSRTVSSRGPGSLALNVTSERDSGTYSCEADNGMASGPQHSDPFHLSVLVPVSGATIAADRMGPEVMAGESLNLSCSVESGTTPLFKWLHNAQELAAASGLDPPTAVGNTLHFGSVQLGHGGNYQCIASNQLSPQRVFQAPSEILAITVIEHASPLVVVPVTVSILFLFLMGVTAALVFYFKCWKKTEGMVFNAPGRHTQLPAQHEPPGQRLPPPGSLGLHAEEPSYGNVCPLEPESGDVEYTVVNIKKRSGDKPKGTPPRDNGMECSTCRLGPWGTCPWLVPSALGLTSRSRDGGKCSGSAQLLLPSEAS from the exons ATGCAAAGGGGAGCCTGTTTTGCTGCGGTGCGTCAGCAGGCCCCTTTCACAGCATCCAGGATGCCGGGGAGGGCAGCGCTGCTTGTGCTGG CCCTTGGCCTAGCTG CAACTGCACAAAAGTCCACGCTGACCCTTGACCCTCCATGGAGCACAATGTTTAGGGGGGAGAGCGTTACTCTGATGTGCAGCACATCCCACCGTCCTGGACAGAGATTCACATGGTATCGCAACGAAGAGTTACTCAGACGCCCAATAAAAAACAGCTACAGAATTGAAAAGACACAGATGCGTGATACAGGTAGATACCAGTGCCAGGCTTCTGGCTCCAGGCGAAGTGACCCCGTTCAGCTGACCATTTCTAATG ATTGGCTAATTCTCCAGGCCCCGTACTATGCCGTGTTCGAAGGGGACCCGCTGCGTCTGAGGTGCTACGGATGGAATGGAGCAAAGGTGTCTTGGATAAGATATTACAAAGATGAAGCAGAGATTACACCATCCCGTGTGAACTCAGAGCTGTCCATCAAACAAGCAAGGACACGTGACAGTGGCAAATATCACTGCACAGGATCAATGATCTTCAGACCTAATGAAATTTCTCCTAGCGAGTCTATTTCTGTCCAAG AGTTGTTTTCGACTCCGGTGCTGAGGGCAGCAGGCTCGGGTGACCCCATAGAAGGAAGCCCAGTGACCCTGAGTTGTGTCACACAGCTCAACCCCCAGAAATCGGACACACTGCTTCAGAGATTCTTCTATATAGACAACAGGGCCTTGGGAGAACCTAGGAGCTCCCCTGACTACCACATTCCAGTGGCAGGGCTACAAGACTCAGGATCTTACTATTGCTATGTGCAGACGGTGACCTCAAGTGTTCGGAAACGGAGTCCCGAGTTAAAGATTGCTGTTAAAC GAATCCCGGTGTCCCAAGTCTCCCTGGAGGTCCAGCCCCTCGGGGGGCAGGTGACGGAAGGGGAGTGGCTGATGCTGAACTGCTCTGTGTCTATGGGCACGGGGCCAATCACCTTCTCCTGGCACCGGGAGGGCTCCAGACAGGCTCTGAGAACAGAGACTCAGAGCTCTCAGAGGATGGTCTATGAGATGCCTGCAGCCACGGAGACCGACACAGGGGAGTATTACTGCATGGCCTCCAATGGCAACGTCCCAGCACCGAGCCCAAGGGTGAAAGTTGCCGTGAAGG TTCCAGTGTCCCCGCCTCAGCTGACCGTCAGCACAGCCGGCGCCTGGGCCGCCATCGGGGACGTGGTGGAGATCCGGTGCGAGTCGCCCCGCGGCTCATCCCCCATCCTCTATCGGTTTCATCACGAGGGAGCCGCTCTGGGGAGCAGGACGGTCAGTTCCCGAGGGCCAGGATCCCTTGCTCTGAATGTGACATCTGAGCGGGATTCTGGGACCTACTCCTGTGAGGCTGATAATGGCATGGCCAGCGGCCCCCAGCACAGCGATCCCTTCCACCTCTCCGTGCTTG TGCCTGTGTCCGGGGCCACCATCGCCGCAGATCGCATGGGGCCAGAGGTCATGGCTGGAGAAAGCCTGAATCTCAGCTGCTCGGTGGAGTCCGGCACCACCCCCTTGTTCAAGTGGCTTCACAACGCCCAGGAGCTGGCTGCAGCCTCGGGGCTCGACCCACCCACGGCTGTGGGGAATACACTGCATTTCGGGTCTgtgcagctgggccatggaggGAATTACCAGTGCATTGCCAGCAACCAGCTCAGCCCTCAAAGAGTCTTCCAGGCCCCCAGCGAGATCCTGGCCATCACCGTGATAG AGCACGCGAGCCCCCTGGTGGTTGTGCCTGTGACTGTCTCCATCCTGTTCTTGTTCCTGATGGGTGTCACTGCGGCTCTGGTGTTCTACTTCAAGTGCTGGAAGAAAACAG AAGGAATGGTTTTCAATGCCCCGGGGAG gcacacacagctcccagcccagcacgAACCCCCTGGCCAGAGGCTGCCTCCACCAGGGAGCTTGGGCCTCCATGCTGAGGAGCCATCTTACGGCAATG TGTGTCCCCTGGAGCCGGAGAGTGGAGACGTGGAGTATACGGTTGTCAACATCAAGAAAAGAAGTGGGG
- the LOC120390424 gene encoding Fc receptor-like protein 2 isoform X3 — protein sequence MQRGACFAAVRQQAPFTASRMPGRAALLVLALGLAATAQKSTLTLDPPWSTMFRGESVTLMCSTSHRPGQRFTWYRNEELLRRPIKNSYRIEKTQMRDTDWLILQAPYYAVFEGDPLRLRCYGWNGAKVSWIRYYKDEAEITPSRVNSELSIKQARTRDSGKYHCTGSMIFRPNEISPSESISVQELFSTPVLRAAGSGDPIEGSPVTLSCVTQLNPQKSDTLLQRFFYIDNRALGEPRSSPDYHIPVAGLQDSGSYYCYVQTVTSSVRKRSPELKIAVKRIPVSQVSLEVQPLGGQVTEGEWLMLNCSVSMGTGPITFSWHREGSRQALRTETQSSQRMVYEMPAATETDTGEYYCMASNGNVPAPSPRVKVAVKVPVSPPQLTVSTAGAWAAIGDVVEIRCESPRGSSPILYRFHHEGAALGSRTVSSRGPGSLALNVTSERDSGTYSCEADNGMASGPQHSDPFHLSVLVPVSGATIAADRMGPEVMAGESLNLSCSVESGTTPLFKWLHNAQELAAASGLDPPTAVGNTLHFGSVQLGHGGNYQCIASNQLSPQRVFQAPSEILAITVIEHASPLVVVPVTVSILFLFLMGVTAALVFYFKCWKKTEGMVFNAPGRHTQLPAQHEPPGQRLPPPGSLGLHAEEPSYGNVCPLEPESGDVEYTVVNIKKRSGDKPKGTPPRDNGMECSTCRLGPWGTCPWLVPSALGLTSRSRDGGKCSGSAQLLLPSEAS from the exons ATGCAAAGGGGAGCCTGTTTTGCTGCGGTGCGTCAGCAGGCCCCTTTCACAGCATCCAGGATGCCGGGGAGGGCAGCGCTGCTTGTGCTGG CCCTTGGCCTAGCTG CAACTGCACAAAAGTCCACGCTGACCCTTGACCCTCCATGGAGCACAATGTTTAGGGGGGAGAGCGTTACTCTGATGTGCAGCACATCCCACCGTCCTGGACAGAGATTCACATGGTATCGCAACGAAGAGTTACTCAGACGCCCAATAAAAAACAGCTACAGAATTGAAAAGACACAGATGCGTGATACAG ATTGGCTAATTCTCCAGGCCCCGTACTATGCCGTGTTCGAAGGGGACCCGCTGCGTCTGAGGTGCTACGGATGGAATGGAGCAAAGGTGTCTTGGATAAGATATTACAAAGATGAAGCAGAGATTACACCATCCCGTGTGAACTCAGAGCTGTCCATCAAACAAGCAAGGACACGTGACAGTGGCAAATATCACTGCACAGGATCAATGATCTTCAGACCTAATGAAATTTCTCCTAGCGAGTCTATTTCTGTCCAAG AGTTGTTTTCGACTCCGGTGCTGAGGGCAGCAGGCTCGGGTGACCCCATAGAAGGAAGCCCAGTGACCCTGAGTTGTGTCACACAGCTCAACCCCCAGAAATCGGACACACTGCTTCAGAGATTCTTCTATATAGACAACAGGGCCTTGGGAGAACCTAGGAGCTCCCCTGACTACCACATTCCAGTGGCAGGGCTACAAGACTCAGGATCTTACTATTGCTATGTGCAGACGGTGACCTCAAGTGTTCGGAAACGGAGTCCCGAGTTAAAGATTGCTGTTAAAC GAATCCCGGTGTCCCAAGTCTCCCTGGAGGTCCAGCCCCTCGGGGGGCAGGTGACGGAAGGGGAGTGGCTGATGCTGAACTGCTCTGTGTCTATGGGCACGGGGCCAATCACCTTCTCCTGGCACCGGGAGGGCTCCAGACAGGCTCTGAGAACAGAGACTCAGAGCTCTCAGAGGATGGTCTATGAGATGCCTGCAGCCACGGAGACCGACACAGGGGAGTATTACTGCATGGCCTCCAATGGCAACGTCCCAGCACCGAGCCCAAGGGTGAAAGTTGCCGTGAAGG TTCCAGTGTCCCCGCCTCAGCTGACCGTCAGCACAGCCGGCGCCTGGGCCGCCATCGGGGACGTGGTGGAGATCCGGTGCGAGTCGCCCCGCGGCTCATCCCCCATCCTCTATCGGTTTCATCACGAGGGAGCCGCTCTGGGGAGCAGGACGGTCAGTTCCCGAGGGCCAGGATCCCTTGCTCTGAATGTGACATCTGAGCGGGATTCTGGGACCTACTCCTGTGAGGCTGATAATGGCATGGCCAGCGGCCCCCAGCACAGCGATCCCTTCCACCTCTCCGTGCTTG TGCCTGTGTCCGGGGCCACCATCGCCGCAGATCGCATGGGGCCAGAGGTCATGGCTGGAGAAAGCCTGAATCTCAGCTGCTCGGTGGAGTCCGGCACCACCCCCTTGTTCAAGTGGCTTCACAACGCCCAGGAGCTGGCTGCAGCCTCGGGGCTCGACCCACCCACGGCTGTGGGGAATACACTGCATTTCGGGTCTgtgcagctgggccatggaggGAATTACCAGTGCATTGCCAGCAACCAGCTCAGCCCTCAAAGAGTCTTCCAGGCCCCCAGCGAGATCCTGGCCATCACCGTGATAG AGCACGCGAGCCCCCTGGTGGTTGTGCCTGTGACTGTCTCCATCCTGTTCTTGTTCCTGATGGGTGTCACTGCGGCTCTGGTGTTCTACTTCAAGTGCTGGAAGAAAACAG AAGGAATGGTTTTCAATGCCCCGGGGAG gcacacacagctcccagcccagcacgAACCCCCTGGCCAGAGGCTGCCTCCACCAGGGAGCTTGGGCCTCCATGCTGAGGAGCCATCTTACGGCAATG TGTGTCCCCTGGAGCCGGAGAGTGGAGACGTGGAGTATACGGTTGTCAACATCAAGAAAAGAAGTGGGG
- the LOC120390424 gene encoding Fc receptor-like protein 3 isoform X6, with the protein MQRGACFAAVRQQAPFTASRMPGRAALLVLALGLAATAQKSTLTLDPPWSTMFRGESVTLMCSTSHRPGQRFTWYRNEELLRRPIKNSYRIEKTQMRDTGRYQCQASGSRRSDPVQLTISNDWLILQAPYYAVFEGDPLRLRCYGWNGAKVSWIRYYKDEAEITPSRVNSELSIKQARTRDSGKYHCTGSMIFRPNEISPSESISVQELFSTPVLRAAGSGDPIEGSPVTLSCVTQLNPQKSDTLLQRFFYIDNRALGEPRSSPDYHIPVAGLQDSGSYYCYVQTVTSSVRKRSPELKIAVKLPVSPPQLTVSTAGAWAAIGDVVEIRCESPRGSSPILYRFHHEGAALGSRTVSSRGPGSLALNVTSERDSGTYSCEADNGMASGPQHSDPFHLSVLVPVSGATIAADRMGPEVMAGESLNLSCSVESGTTPLFKWLHNAQELAAASGLDPPTAVGNTLHFGSVQLGHGGNYQCIASNQLSPQRVFQAPSEILAITVIEHASPLVVVPVTVSILFLFLMGVTAALVFYFKCWKKTEGMVFNAPGRHTQLPAQHEPPGQRLPPPGSLGLHAEEPSYGNVCPLEPESGDVEYTVVNIKKRSGDKPKGTPPRDNGMECSTCRLGPWGTCPWLVPSALGLTSRSRDGGKCSGSAQLLLPSEAS; encoded by the exons ATGCAAAGGGGAGCCTGTTTTGCTGCGGTGCGTCAGCAGGCCCCTTTCACAGCATCCAGGATGCCGGGGAGGGCAGCGCTGCTTGTGCTGG CCCTTGGCCTAGCTG CAACTGCACAAAAGTCCACGCTGACCCTTGACCCTCCATGGAGCACAATGTTTAGGGGGGAGAGCGTTACTCTGATGTGCAGCACATCCCACCGTCCTGGACAGAGATTCACATGGTATCGCAACGAAGAGTTACTCAGACGCCCAATAAAAAACAGCTACAGAATTGAAAAGACACAGATGCGTGATACAGGTAGATACCAGTGCCAGGCTTCTGGCTCCAGGCGAAGTGACCCCGTTCAGCTGACCATTTCTAATG ATTGGCTAATTCTCCAGGCCCCGTACTATGCCGTGTTCGAAGGGGACCCGCTGCGTCTGAGGTGCTACGGATGGAATGGAGCAAAGGTGTCTTGGATAAGATATTACAAAGATGAAGCAGAGATTACACCATCCCGTGTGAACTCAGAGCTGTCCATCAAACAAGCAAGGACACGTGACAGTGGCAAATATCACTGCACAGGATCAATGATCTTCAGACCTAATGAAATTTCTCCTAGCGAGTCTATTTCTGTCCAAG AGTTGTTTTCGACTCCGGTGCTGAGGGCAGCAGGCTCGGGTGACCCCATAGAAGGAAGCCCAGTGACCCTGAGTTGTGTCACACAGCTCAACCCCCAGAAATCGGACACACTGCTTCAGAGATTCTTCTATATAGACAACAGGGCCTTGGGAGAACCTAGGAGCTCCCCTGACTACCACATTCCAGTGGCAGGGCTACAAGACTCAGGATCTTACTATTGCTATGTGCAGACGGTGACCTCAAGTGTTCGGAAACGGAGTCCCGAGTTAAAGATTGCTGTTAAAC TTCCAGTGTCCCCGCCTCAGCTGACCGTCAGCACAGCCGGCGCCTGGGCCGCCATCGGGGACGTGGTGGAGATCCGGTGCGAGTCGCCCCGCGGCTCATCCCCCATCCTCTATCGGTTTCATCACGAGGGAGCCGCTCTGGGGAGCAGGACGGTCAGTTCCCGAGGGCCAGGATCCCTTGCTCTGAATGTGACATCTGAGCGGGATTCTGGGACCTACTCCTGTGAGGCTGATAATGGCATGGCCAGCGGCCCCCAGCACAGCGATCCCTTCCACCTCTCCGTGCTTG TGCCTGTGTCCGGGGCCACCATCGCCGCAGATCGCATGGGGCCAGAGGTCATGGCTGGAGAAAGCCTGAATCTCAGCTGCTCGGTGGAGTCCGGCACCACCCCCTTGTTCAAGTGGCTTCACAACGCCCAGGAGCTGGCTGCAGCCTCGGGGCTCGACCCACCCACGGCTGTGGGGAATACACTGCATTTCGGGTCTgtgcagctgggccatggaggGAATTACCAGTGCATTGCCAGCAACCAGCTCAGCCCTCAAAGAGTCTTCCAGGCCCCCAGCGAGATCCTGGCCATCACCGTGATAG AGCACGCGAGCCCCCTGGTGGTTGTGCCTGTGACTGTCTCCATCCTGTTCTTGTTCCTGATGGGTGTCACTGCGGCTCTGGTGTTCTACTTCAAGTGCTGGAAGAAAACAG AAGGAATGGTTTTCAATGCCCCGGGGAG gcacacacagctcccagcccagcacgAACCCCCTGGCCAGAGGCTGCCTCCACCAGGGAGCTTGGGCCTCCATGCTGAGGAGCCATCTTACGGCAATG TGTGTCCCCTGGAGCCGGAGAGTGGAGACGTGGAGTATACGGTTGTCAACATCAAGAAAAGAAGTGGGG
- the LOC120390424 gene encoding Fc receptor-like protein 2 isoform X5 → MQRGACFAAVRQQAPFTASRMPGRAALLVLDWLILQAPYYAVFEGDPLRLRCYGWNGAKVSWIRYYKDEAEITPSRVNSELSIKQARTRDSGKYHCTGSMIFRPNEISPSESISVQELFSTPVLRAAGSGDPIEGSPVTLSCVTQLNPQKSDTLLQRFFYIDNRALGEPRSSPDYHIPVAGLQDSGSYYCYVQTVTSSVRKRSPELKIAVKRIPVSQVSLEVQPLGGQVTEGEWLMLNCSVSMGTGPITFSWHREGSRQALRTETQSSQRMVYEMPAATETDTGEYYCMASNGNVPAPSPRVKVAVKVPVSPPQLTVSTAGAWAAIGDVVEIRCESPRGSSPILYRFHHEGAALGSRTVSSRGPGSLALNVTSERDSGTYSCEADNGMASGPQHSDPFHLSVLVPVSGATIAADRMGPEVMAGESLNLSCSVESGTTPLFKWLHNAQELAAASGLDPPTAVGNTLHFGSVQLGHGGNYQCIASNQLSPQRVFQAPSEILAITVIEHASPLVVVPVTVSILFLFLMGVTAALVFYFKCWKKTEGMVFNAPGRHTQLPAQHEPPGQRLPPPGSLGLHAEEPSYGNVCPLEPESGDVEYTVVNIKKRSGDKPKGTPPRDNGMECSTCRLGPWGTCPWLVPSALGLTSRSRDGGKCSGSAQLLLPSEAS, encoded by the exons ATGCAAAGGGGAGCCTGTTTTGCTGCGGTGCGTCAGCAGGCCCCTTTCACAGCATCCAGGATGCCGGGGAGGGCAGCGCTGCTTGTGCTGG ATTGGCTAATTCTCCAGGCCCCGTACTATGCCGTGTTCGAAGGGGACCCGCTGCGTCTGAGGTGCTACGGATGGAATGGAGCAAAGGTGTCTTGGATAAGATATTACAAAGATGAAGCAGAGATTACACCATCCCGTGTGAACTCAGAGCTGTCCATCAAACAAGCAAGGACACGTGACAGTGGCAAATATCACTGCACAGGATCAATGATCTTCAGACCTAATGAAATTTCTCCTAGCGAGTCTATTTCTGTCCAAG AGTTGTTTTCGACTCCGGTGCTGAGGGCAGCAGGCTCGGGTGACCCCATAGAAGGAAGCCCAGTGACCCTGAGTTGTGTCACACAGCTCAACCCCCAGAAATCGGACACACTGCTTCAGAGATTCTTCTATATAGACAACAGGGCCTTGGGAGAACCTAGGAGCTCCCCTGACTACCACATTCCAGTGGCAGGGCTACAAGACTCAGGATCTTACTATTGCTATGTGCAGACGGTGACCTCAAGTGTTCGGAAACGGAGTCCCGAGTTAAAGATTGCTGTTAAAC GAATCCCGGTGTCCCAAGTCTCCCTGGAGGTCCAGCCCCTCGGGGGGCAGGTGACGGAAGGGGAGTGGCTGATGCTGAACTGCTCTGTGTCTATGGGCACGGGGCCAATCACCTTCTCCTGGCACCGGGAGGGCTCCAGACAGGCTCTGAGAACAGAGACTCAGAGCTCTCAGAGGATGGTCTATGAGATGCCTGCAGCCACGGAGACCGACACAGGGGAGTATTACTGCATGGCCTCCAATGGCAACGTCCCAGCACCGAGCCCAAGGGTGAAAGTTGCCGTGAAGG TTCCAGTGTCCCCGCCTCAGCTGACCGTCAGCACAGCCGGCGCCTGGGCCGCCATCGGGGACGTGGTGGAGATCCGGTGCGAGTCGCCCCGCGGCTCATCCCCCATCCTCTATCGGTTTCATCACGAGGGAGCCGCTCTGGGGAGCAGGACGGTCAGTTCCCGAGGGCCAGGATCCCTTGCTCTGAATGTGACATCTGAGCGGGATTCTGGGACCTACTCCTGTGAGGCTGATAATGGCATGGCCAGCGGCCCCCAGCACAGCGATCCCTTCCACCTCTCCGTGCTTG TGCCTGTGTCCGGGGCCACCATCGCCGCAGATCGCATGGGGCCAGAGGTCATGGCTGGAGAAAGCCTGAATCTCAGCTGCTCGGTGGAGTCCGGCACCACCCCCTTGTTCAAGTGGCTTCACAACGCCCAGGAGCTGGCTGCAGCCTCGGGGCTCGACCCACCCACGGCTGTGGGGAATACACTGCATTTCGGGTCTgtgcagctgggccatggaggGAATTACCAGTGCATTGCCAGCAACCAGCTCAGCCCTCAAAGAGTCTTCCAGGCCCCCAGCGAGATCCTGGCCATCACCGTGATAG AGCACGCGAGCCCCCTGGTGGTTGTGCCTGTGACTGTCTCCATCCTGTTCTTGTTCCTGATGGGTGTCACTGCGGCTCTGGTGTTCTACTTCAAGTGCTGGAAGAAAACAG AAGGAATGGTTTTCAATGCCCCGGGGAG gcacacacagctcccagcccagcacgAACCCCCTGGCCAGAGGCTGCCTCCACCAGGGAGCTTGGGCCTCCATGCTGAGGAGCCATCTTACGGCAATG TGTGTCCCCTGGAGCCGGAGAGTGGAGACGTGGAGTATACGGTTGTCAACATCAAGAAAAGAAGTGGGG
- the LOC120390424 gene encoding Fc receptor-like protein 3 isoform X2, whose product MQRGACFAAVRQQAPFTASRMPGRAALLVLALGLAATAQKSTLTLDPPWSTMFRGESVTLMCSTSHRPGQRFTWYRNEELLRRPIKNSYRIEKTQMRDTGRYQCQASGSRRSDPVQLTISNDWLILQAPYYAVFEGDPLRLRCYGWNGAKVSWIRYYKDEAEITPSRVNSELSIKQARTRDSGKYHCTGSMIFRPNEISPSESISVQELFSTPVLRAAGSGDPIEGSPVTLSCVTQLNPQKSDTLLQRFFYIDNRALGEPRSSPDYHIPVAGLQDSGSYYCYVQTVTSSVRKRSPELKIAVKRIPVSQVSLEVQPLGGQVTEGEWLMLNCSVSMGTGPITFSWHREGSRQALRTETQSSQRMVYEMPAATETDTGEYYCMASNGNVPAPSPRVKVAVKVPVSPPQLTVSTAGAWAAIGDVVEIRCESPRGSSPILYRFHHEGAALGSRTVSSRGPGSLALNVTSERDSGTYSCEADNGMASGPQHSDPFHLSVLVPVSGATIAADRMGPEVMAGESLNLSCSVESGTTPLFKWLHNAQELAAASGLDPPTAVGNTLHFGSVQLGHGGNYQCIASNQLSPQRVFQAPSEILAITVIEHASPLVVVPVTVSILFLFLMGVTAALVFYFKCWKKTEGMVFNAPGRHTQLPAQHEPPGQRLPPPGSLGLHAEEPSYGNVCPLEPESGDVEYTVVNIKKRSGDKPKGTPPRDNEEYYVSYSVLPDPKPTWESAAGARAPEGKSLPDSDIYENVPHL is encoded by the exons ATGCAAAGGGGAGCCTGTTTTGCTGCGGTGCGTCAGCAGGCCCCTTTCACAGCATCCAGGATGCCGGGGAGGGCAGCGCTGCTTGTGCTGG CCCTTGGCCTAGCTG CAACTGCACAAAAGTCCACGCTGACCCTTGACCCTCCATGGAGCACAATGTTTAGGGGGGAGAGCGTTACTCTGATGTGCAGCACATCCCACCGTCCTGGACAGAGATTCACATGGTATCGCAACGAAGAGTTACTCAGACGCCCAATAAAAAACAGCTACAGAATTGAAAAGACACAGATGCGTGATACAGGTAGATACCAGTGCCAGGCTTCTGGCTCCAGGCGAAGTGACCCCGTTCAGCTGACCATTTCTAATG ATTGGCTAATTCTCCAGGCCCCGTACTATGCCGTGTTCGAAGGGGACCCGCTGCGTCTGAGGTGCTACGGATGGAATGGAGCAAAGGTGTCTTGGATAAGATATTACAAAGATGAAGCAGAGATTACACCATCCCGTGTGAACTCAGAGCTGTCCATCAAACAAGCAAGGACACGTGACAGTGGCAAATATCACTGCACAGGATCAATGATCTTCAGACCTAATGAAATTTCTCCTAGCGAGTCTATTTCTGTCCAAG AGTTGTTTTCGACTCCGGTGCTGAGGGCAGCAGGCTCGGGTGACCCCATAGAAGGAAGCCCAGTGACCCTGAGTTGTGTCACACAGCTCAACCCCCAGAAATCGGACACACTGCTTCAGAGATTCTTCTATATAGACAACAGGGCCTTGGGAGAACCTAGGAGCTCCCCTGACTACCACATTCCAGTGGCAGGGCTACAAGACTCAGGATCTTACTATTGCTATGTGCAGACGGTGACCTCAAGTGTTCGGAAACGGAGTCCCGAGTTAAAGATTGCTGTTAAAC GAATCCCGGTGTCCCAAGTCTCCCTGGAGGTCCAGCCCCTCGGGGGGCAGGTGACGGAAGGGGAGTGGCTGATGCTGAACTGCTCTGTGTCTATGGGCACGGGGCCAATCACCTTCTCCTGGCACCGGGAGGGCTCCAGACAGGCTCTGAGAACAGAGACTCAGAGCTCTCAGAGGATGGTCTATGAGATGCCTGCAGCCACGGAGACCGACACAGGGGAGTATTACTGCATGGCCTCCAATGGCAACGTCCCAGCACCGAGCCCAAGGGTGAAAGTTGCCGTGAAGG TTCCAGTGTCCCCGCCTCAGCTGACCGTCAGCACAGCCGGCGCCTGGGCCGCCATCGGGGACGTGGTGGAGATCCGGTGCGAGTCGCCCCGCGGCTCATCCCCCATCCTCTATCGGTTTCATCACGAGGGAGCCGCTCTGGGGAGCAGGACGGTCAGTTCCCGAGGGCCAGGATCCCTTGCTCTGAATGTGACATCTGAGCGGGATTCTGGGACCTACTCCTGTGAGGCTGATAATGGCATGGCCAGCGGCCCCCAGCACAGCGATCCCTTCCACCTCTCCGTGCTTG TGCCTGTGTCCGGGGCCACCATCGCCGCAGATCGCATGGGGCCAGAGGTCATGGCTGGAGAAAGCCTGAATCTCAGCTGCTCGGTGGAGTCCGGCACCACCCCCTTGTTCAAGTGGCTTCACAACGCCCAGGAGCTGGCTGCAGCCTCGGGGCTCGACCCACCCACGGCTGTGGGGAATACACTGCATTTCGGGTCTgtgcagctgggccatggaggGAATTACCAGTGCATTGCCAGCAACCAGCTCAGCCCTCAAAGAGTCTTCCAGGCCCCCAGCGAGATCCTGGCCATCACCGTGATAG AGCACGCGAGCCCCCTGGTGGTTGTGCCTGTGACTGTCTCCATCCTGTTCTTGTTCCTGATGGGTGTCACTGCGGCTCTGGTGTTCTACTTCAAGTGCTGGAAGAAAACAG AAGGAATGGTTTTCAATGCCCCGGGGAG gcacacacagctcccagcccagcacgAACCCCCTGGCCAGAGGCTGCCTCCACCAGGGAGCTTGGGCCTCCATGCTGAGGAGCCATCTTACGGCAATG TGTGTCCCCTGGAGCCGGAGAGTGGAGACGTGGAGTATACGGTTGTCAACATCAAGAAAAGAAGTGGGG